Sequence from the Gemmatimonadaceae bacterium genome:
TCATGACGTCCCACCCCAGGTAGTTGGACGCGGCCTCGTGCACCGCGTCGGCCACGTGCGAGAAGGTCCCCGCCACGTGATGCTCGAAGCCGTGGCGACAGATGTGGCGCAGCAGCGGCTGCAAGTTGGGGATCTCGACCACGCCGGCGCCACCAAAGGTCGACAGCTTGTCCTTCGTGAAGCGTCCTTCCCCCACGTAGCCGCGAATGGCCCCGGTCGCATCGTCGGTGGAGAAGCGCGCGAACGACATGGGCCCCGCCTTCACCTTCCCGACGATCGTCCCGTAGGTGTTCTCGCGCCCCACCGTCCCGGCAATGATCTCCTGGTAGTCCATCACCGGCGACTCGAAGAAGTCCTTGGGAAGATTCGAGCAGTGGAAGCAGACCGCCTTGTTGGGGTCGTCGCCGTAGTTGTTGTTCCAGTCGAGCAACGCGGCCGGCGTCTCCGACGCCAGCGTCAGCGCCAGCATGGAGATGGTCCCCATCACGTCCACCTCGCATGCACTCGGCAGGTTGTCATTGCTCATCATGCTCATCAGCGTGCACGGGACAATGCCGAAGTACTCCTCCAGCGACGTCCAGCACTGCACCGCGCTCACAGTGACATCCACCTCCTGCATCCAGCGATCCATCACCAGCCCGAGCTTCGCCATTTTCATCAGCGCCGCATCGGGGACGCCGCTCGCATCCACATAGTCGAGCATCTCGGCCAGCTTCCCCTGCACCGCTGCGTCCTTGTCCTTGAGGCGCCCGATGCGCCCGAGGATCTCCGACAGGTCGATCGGCTCGACCGAGATCCCGTTGCGCTCGAGGACCTTCTCGCTGTAGCGCACCGTCTTGAACGCCTGCGGCCGCGCGCCAATCGCCCCGATGCGCGCCCCGCGCAACCCCTTCACCACGCGGCACACGGCCGCGAACTGGCGCAGGTCGCGTCGGAACGGCGGCGAGTCGGGGCGCTGCGTGTGCTCGGTGGTGAGCGAGTACCTGATCCCGTACTGCGTGAGCACGTTGCACACCGACATCTTCCCGCAGAAGGCATCCCGTCGGTTGTCGATCTTCATCTTCGCCGGGTCGTCCGACGTGGCGTGGATCAGCACCGGAACGTCGAGCCCCGACAGCCGCAACGTGTCGGCCACCGCACGCTCGTCGCCGAAGTTGGGGAGCGTAACCACCACGCCGTCGATGCGCTCGCGGTGCTGTTTGAACAGCGCGGCGCACGCCTTCGCCTCGGCGCGGCTCTCGATGGCGCCATGGTTGGTGGCCGCGGCGTCGATGATGACCGCGTCGATCCCCTCCGCCTCGAACGCCGTGAGCATCTCCGTGCGCCCGGTAGCGGCCAGGTGCCCGGGAAAGAAGCCGCGGTTGCCGACGATGATGCCGAGCGTGACGCGACGGGCGGTAACGCTTGCCTTGGCGCGGGCCGCGGCCTTTGCCTCACGGGCGTCGCGCGCCTTGCGCGCCTTGCCGCCCACGTTGGAAACGAGCTTGGTGATGGACATGACGGGTGTGGTGATGACGGGGAGGGAACGCGTTGACGCTACAGGGACAGCGAGGGGCGCGCCATAGCGGAAACGCCCGCGCCGCGAGCCCCTGTCGCGCGTTGACGCCCCATGGCCGCTGGGTATGTTTGGGCGCCCCTCTCCCCCGCTCGCCCGTCCCATCACTCGCCCGAACACACTCGACGTGACCGACGCCGATTCCTCGCCATCGCTTGCGAGCCGCCTGGGGCACTCGCTCGTTCGATCGCAGCAGTTCGGGCTCGTGATGGTGCTGTTGCTGCTGGGGGTAGCGCTCACACTCGCCGCCGGCTCGCACCCCGATCCGCGCACCGGGGAGACGGTCAACAACTTCCTCAATCGCTACACCCTCATCCAGATGGCCACGGACGCCAGCGCGTTCGCGATCATGGGAGTGGGTGCGACGCTCGTCATCATCGCCGGCGGCATCGACCTCTCCGTCGGCGCCATCTACGCCCTCGCCGGCGTGACGATGGCGATGGTGTTGCGCGCGGCGGGAGCGATGGATCCCGCGATGACCGTCCTCCTCGGACTCGGCACCTGTCTCGCCGTCTCGCTCGTCTGTGGGCTCGCCAACGGATTGATGGTGATCGGGCTTGGCGTGCACCCATTCATCATCACGCTGGGCACCATGTGGATCCTGCGCGGGATCGCCTTCGTCATATCGCGCGCCGAGAGCATCCTCATCCCCGCAGCGCTCACCTCGGTGGCCAAGGCGCCGCTGGGGTTGGGGACGGCGCTGTATCCCGTCCCGCTCCTCTGCATGCTCCTGGTGACGGTGGCGGGCGGAATCTACCTGTCGCGCACGGTATGGGGGCGCCACATCTTTGCCGTCGGGGGCAACGCGGAGGCGTCGCGCTTCTCCGGGCTCAACGTTAGGCGCATCACGCTGGGTGTCTTTGTCGTATCGGGGCTGGCCGCGGGCTTTGCCGCATTCCTTGGCGCCGCCTTCTATGGCTCGGCGACCTCTTCCGACGCCAACGGCTATGAACTCTACGTCATCGCCTCGGCGGTGGTGGGAGGGGCCTCGCTCTCCGGCGGGAAGGGGAGCGCGTTGAGCGCGATGCTTGGCGCGTTGCTCATCGTGATGATGCGCCAGGCCATCCGCACGTTGCACCTGGACCAGAACTACGAGTGGATCATCATCGGGACCGCGCTCATCGTGGCGGTGGTGCTCGACCAGCGCGGGTGGAAGCGCCTGGCCGAGAAGCTCGCCGCGCCGAAGTGAGGCGCTTCCTTCCCTTCACCAGGACTCTCATGTCGTTCGCCGCATCGCGCATCGCACGCCGCTCGTCGTGGGCTATTGCAGCTGTCACCGTCCTTGCCGCCTGCGGCGGTGGTGGCGAGAAGGGGGCGGACAAGGAAGGCGCCGGCGCCGCCGCGTCCAAGACGTTCACCATCGCCATGATCGCCAAGAGTTCCACCAACCCCGTCTTCCTCTCCGGGCGGCAGGGGGCGGAGGCGGCGGCCGCCGAGCTGTCGAAGGAGCACGGCGTCACAGTGAAGATCGACTGGCTCACCCCGCCCAACGAGGACGGTGCCGTGCAGGCGCAACGCATCTCCGAGGCGGTCAACTCCGGCGCCAACGCCATCCTCCTCTCGGCCAGCGACGCCGGCAAGGTGCGCGGCGCCGTCAATGAGGCGGTCGATCGCGGCGTCCCGGTCATGACCTTCGACTCCGATGTCCCCGACTCCAAGCGCTTCTCCTTCTACGGCGGCGACGACGTGAAGATGGGGACGCAAGTGATGGAGGAACTGGCGACACAGATGGGGGGGAAGGGGAAGATTGCCATCATCGCCGGCAACCAGAACGCGCCAAATCTCCAGAATCGCGTAAAGGGCGTGCGCGAGACGGCGGCGAAGTACCCTGGCATCACCATCGTCGACGCCTTCTATCACGCCGAGACGCCGCAGGACGCCGCCGCCGAGGTGCTGCGCGTGAAGAACGCCTATCCGGACGTGAACGGGATCGCGATGATTGGCGGGTGGGCGCTGTTCACGCGCACGCTCCTCACCGACCTCGATCCCAGGAAGATCAAGATCGTCTCGATCGACGGGTTGCCGGCGCAGCTGGCCTACATCGACGCCGGGCTAGCCCCGGTCCTCTTCGCCCAACCGACGTACAGCTGGGGATATGTCTCGGTGAAGACAATCTTCGACCACGTCTACCTCAAGAAGGACGCACCGCCGATGGTACAGATGGAGCTGGTGCGCGTCTCCAAGGACAATCTCGGGACCTGGGCGCGCCAGCTGAAGGATTGGGGCTTCAGCGACGTCGACCCCAAGTTTCTCGCGCTCGAGAAGTAGGTGAGCGCGCCCCGCGTCCGCTTTCGTGGCATTACCAAGCGCTTTCCGGGGATGGTGGCGCTGCGCGACGTCTCGTTCGACGTGGCACCGGGCGCGTGCCACGCCATCTGCGGCGAGAACGGCGCGGGGAAGAGCACGTTAGGCAGGATCCTGGCGGGGCTCCACCAGCCGGATGGCGGGGCGGTGGAGCTGGATGGGCGCGCGGTGCACTTCACCTCTCCCAGCGACGCCCTCGCCGCCGGCGTCGCCATGGTGCACCAGGAGCTCGCCTTCTGCGACAACCTCACCGTGGGCGACAACCTGTGCCTGCGGTCGCTCCCCAACCGTCGCGGCTTCGTCGACCGCGCGGCGTTGCGAGCGCGGGCGCAGGAGCTGCTCGCCGCCACCGGGGCGCAGATCGACCCGTCGCGCCTGATGGCGTCGCTCTCGGTGGCCGAGCAGCAGCTGGTGCAGATCTCGGCCGCGGTGGGCGAGGGGGCGAAGGTCATCATCTTCGACGAGCCGACGTCGTCGTTAGGTGACGCCGAGGCGGAGCGGTTGTACGCGCTCATCCGCGAGCTGCGCGCGCGGGGCGTGACGCTGCTCTACGTGTCGCACCGCATGCCGGAGATCTTCGCCCTCTGCGACAGCATCACCGTCCTGCGCGACGGGGAGCACGTGGCCACGCAGCCCACCGCGACGCTCGACGAGGCGGCACTCGTGCGGCAGATGATCGGGCGTGAGCTGGCCGAGTACTATCCGCAGCACGCGACCACCCCGCCGGGGGAGGAGCGGCTGCGCGTCGAGCGGCTCACGTCGCCGGGGAAGTTCAGCAACTTGTCGTTCCGCGTGCATGCGGGCGAGGTGGTGGGGCTGGCGGGGCTCGTCGGTGCCGGCCGCTCGGAGATTGCGCAGGCGATCTTTGGACTCGACCCGCGGGCGAGCGGTGAACTCTATGTGCGTGGCAGACGCGTCGAGATCCGTTCGCCGCGCGACGCCATGCGCCACGGCATCGGTTTCGTCCCCGAGGATCGCAAGAAGCAGGGGTTGGTGCTGGGGATGCGCTCGCGCGAGAACGCGACGCTTCCCACGCTGTCGCGCTTTGCGCGTGCCGGTTGGGTCGATGGCGCCGCCGAGCGGACGGCGGTGGATGCGGCCTTCTCGCGGGTGTCGTTGCGGGCCAGCGGGCGGGAACTGCTCGTTTCCTCGCTCTCGGGCGGCAATCAGCAGAAGGTCGTGCTGTCCAAGTGGCTCACGGCCGAGAGCGACCTGCTCATCCTCGACGAGCCGACGCGCGGCGTCGACGTGGGGGCCAAGGCGGAGTTGCATGCGTGGATCGACCAGCGCGCGTCGGAGGGGGCGGCGGTGTTGCTGATTTCCAGCGAGCTGCCGGAGTTGATGACGTTGTCGTCGCGGATACTCGTGCTGCGGGAAGGAAAGCTGCGCGGCGAGGTGACGCGCGAGCAGGCCACGCAGGAGGGGTTGTTGCGGCTGATGGCGGGGCTGAACTAACCTAGTTCCGCGCTTCATTCCGACCCGGCCACACCGCATTCGCCGTGCTAGTGGCCCAGTCTCTTCACAAGCGTCCAGTTGGTCGTCAGCAGCAGCTCGTATGACATGGTCGGCGACACTCGGTACTCAGGGTCAACTACGTAGAAGTGGCTCGCACCTACTGCGAATACGTAGACTCTTCCGCTCGGGGGGCTGCTCCCGCCGGCAGGGACATTCGCGCGAAAGGCCTGCGCAGCAGCTTGGCACACGGCTTCATTGGTTATCAGTACCACTCCGCTCGCCGGCACTCGCGGAAAGCCAAGTGCTGTTCCCGCGGCGGCCCACGATGAGTCTGGCTCAGACGCGTAGTTGCGAATATTCTCGAGGTAGACTGAATGCAGAGAGTCCGATCGAAGTGGATAGCAATACATCGACTGAGCTACTGATGCGCTGGGCATTGCGAGCAGCAGCGCCGCAATCAGATAGGCGCGCATTGTCGTCACGGTAGGCGATGGTTAGCAGGTGTAGTTGCTTGGATCGTCCTCGTAAGGCAACGATGCAGGCCAAGTCTTGCACTTCGTCGTCGACGGTGAGCGCGCTACTTCCCTTGGCGGTCGCCTTCGCTCCCAGTTCGTATCTTGACTCAGGAGTGTTGGGTTGATTCTCCAAATATGTTCATCGTCCACCGTATAGAGTGGGCACTTCATCGTATAGGCTGAGTGCCAGTCTCCACGGCTGAGTCCTTTCCCTGCCGGGAATTGATTCCCCTTGGTATCGAGGCAGGGATAATTCATTGGCGCCCAGTGAGTATGCCAGAACGCCACAACCCTGTAGCCGGAGTACGAAGGAAACTGTGCGGGCCAACCTACGAAGCAGGCCGCGCGAAGGAGGCCCGCGATCGCCACGAGGCTGTCACGCCCTGTAGCAAGATTGCGGACGATCACGCCCCCGCGTTCGAGTTGCTCGCCTCTAGAAGCGACTTGCTCGCTGCTTAGCGCGCTTCGCAGACCTGGATCGTCAAGCGAGCCGTCGCCGATCGGTGGACATGGCACTACGTACACTCGGGCGGAGTCCACGAGTGAGTACCCGTCAAAGCTCGTCGTAACCTTCATCCACCCCGACTTCGAGATCGTCCGCGTGCACGGGTTGTCCATCCATTGGCAATTGGAGCTGATTCCGCCCGTTCCCGCGTCCGGTTTCCAGTCCCAGCTCGGCGCCCACCAAACGGTGGTAGTCGGTGTCACCGTGGCGGTGAAGGTCACGGGAGCGGCCGATTGAATCACGCCGGGAACGGCGGTCAGTTTGAGCTTGGGAGGTGTCACCGTGATCGTTACGGACTTGTCCTTCCATTCGCCATTCACGAGCGCCTTCACGCGCATCACGCCCGACCGTTTGATGACAGTCTTGCACGTCCGGGTCGGCCCGGACGTGGTCGGCGTGAAGCTTCCAGTTCCGCAAGGGCTCATCGTCGTGCCAGCGGCTGTTTTCCATTGCACGGAGTCAATCGACCACGGGAGCTCCAGTCCTCCTAGACTTCCTGGCGTCACTGATGCGACGACGCGTACCGTGTCACCATAGTTTACCTGACTCGGGAAGGCGTCGAGACTCAGATCGCCGACTGCGCGCTCCAGGAGCACGGTCTGCCCACCAGTTGAGTACCGGAAACATGGGCCGTACCCGGTGAAACCCGTCGACGGATACGAAGCACAGTGGCCCTCATTCGGATTGCCGCCGGATCGAATGAACGAGCCGTAGGCGTTTTGCCCGACCGGTGCCCCCGCCGAGTAGATGTAGCCGATCGCTTGCGCGGTACCGTCCGTCGACTTGTTGGAGTTACATCCCAAAGCGAAGCTTGTTCCCCCACCTGAACTGCCGTATCCAGCCTGCAACTGCACGCCGCATCCTGGGACCGAGCCGGGGTAGTAGAATCCGGCCGGACCGACGCTTTTTGGCGCCCCCGGGATCTGTGGTTGATTCGGAGTACCATCGTTGTACGGGGAGTTCAACGCAACATCGACGGAGCCCGACAAAGTGACACGCAGGAGCAACCTTCTGTTGAGCGCTGGCAGTTGAACCGTCGCGGCTGGGCTCGTGGAATTGGTGATGCCGAGCGAGACCAGTCCTCCCGGTACAGGGTCAAACTGGAGAGATGGGCTCGTCGGCCTGACTGTATAGGTCGGACGGACGGCGACTCCAGTGCTCGGTTCCTGATCGGAACAGGCTGGCAACCCGAGGCCCAATAGCACGAAGCTGGCGACTACTCCCTTGCGGCAACGCATGGCGCGCGATCGAGTGAGTTGGTAGCACCTCGCTTGTCCGCCGATGCCGAGTTCGATGACGGGAACTGGAGTCGACGGCAGGCGTTGGCTTAGTGTGTGCGCCGCCTAGCGTACTTGGCTGTCTTCACGGTGGGCACCGGGGATCTTCCCAGTGTCATGTCGAGGGACGTCGCCCGCCGCGCCCTCTCCTGGTCCAGTGGCCACGCCCCGATACTGAAAATGCCTTTGATCTGCACGGTATACTGCTTCATATGCGACGCAACTCGCACAACCAGGCGAGGTTGAGGCGCGTGCACAAGCGATTCAAAGCTGACGAGCGTATCGCCCGCTTAACGCCTCACCACCCGCACCTCGAGCACCGGCGCCACGCGCCCGCTCCTCACCGCCTGGAACCGCACGGTCACCATCCCCTTCCCCTGCGTGAGCTGCTGCGAACTGCTCGTTTCCTCGCTCTCGGGCGGCAATCAGCAGAAGGTCGTGCTGTCCAGGTGGCTCACCGCCGACAGCGACGTGCTCATCCTCGACGAGCCGACGCGCGGCGTCGACGTGGGAGCCAAGGCGGAGTTGCATGCGTGGATCGACCAGCGCGCGTCGGAGGGGGCGGCGGTGTTGCTGATATCCAGCGAGCTGCCGGAGTTGATGACGCTGTCGTCGCGGATACTGGTGTTGCGCGAGGGGACGCTGCGAGGGGAGGTGACGCGCGAGCAGGCCACGCAGGAGGGGTTGTTGCGGGTGATGGCGGGGTTGGAGGCCTAACGACGGCCGGTCGGTCGGTTCTCCATGGCAGCGGCGAGCGTTCACGTGCCGTCGCCAACGCCCGAGTCCCCTACACGTCTCGCATCCGGCGTAGCGCCTCGAGGACTTCGATGTCGGCGGAGTCCTGCAATCGACCAGTGCGCTTCGACTCGATCAGGTTGACCAGTGACAGGGTGGGCACCGGCACACCTTCCACCTCGAACACAACGACCTCTCGCGCCGCTTCGGACCAGGTCAGGTTCCACGCGCGCGTAAGCACGTCGACGTTCGGCGTATCGTCGATCATCGTCACGGCCCGCGCGATCAACTCTCGCGGATCGATCTCGGCGGCGATCTTGAACGGCAGGGCGGAGACCGCGCGCACCACGCGCGCCGCGTTGGCTTCCGTCGGCTCGATCAGGATGTCGACGTCACGTGTGGCGCGGCTGGTCCCCCACAACTGCATCGCCGTAGCGCCCACGACGAGGTAGCGCGCATCTTCGGCGTTGAGCAGTTCGCACAACCGCGCCAGTTTCGAGCGAGGCGCGGCGCTCACCGTGTCTGCCGCCGTCGGCGCCACCTCCGGAAGGCGTCATACGACGCGAAGGAGCGCGGGCTCACTTGCTCGGCCAACTCGCCCCCAACAGACACGATCTCTTCGCTCTCCCGAACGCGAACGTCTGGCGACACGCGGACGTCTCGTCGCAACTGTTCGTGGCGCGACGGTCCAAGCCGCGCCGCCGCGTCGTCAACTTCCGAGCTATCACCCAGCGACGCCGCGTACCGCCGAATCGCCTCTGCCACGATCCAGCTGCGCGACCGATCGTGCCGCTTCGCAAGTTGATCGGCGGCGCGAAGCGTCTCCGGTGGGAGCGTAATCGCAATGCGGACATGCGGGAGCTTTCGGGGCATGAAGAATCATACTGAGTAATACCGCATCCGGCAATACGGGCTGCGCGGCGTCGCCCGCTCGCTCGCGGCGCATCCGCGACATGAGGCGCCGCACCGGGCGGTTTCAATCGCCTGCCTGGCGCCTGGTGACGCGCGCGCAGGCCACGCAGGAGGGGTTGTTGCGGTTGATGGCGGGGCTGAATGCCTAACGACGGCCGTTGCCTCGTTCCGCTCAGGAAGTGCGCGGGTGCACCCGCTCCAACGAGGCCTCCTCCACTTGGGGGAGCGTGCGGAGCTTCGCAACGGCGGACTTGGCGGAACGAATCGAAGTGTCCCCGTGAACCCGTACCAGGTAGTACCCATCGACGCCGAAGAGACGGTGCCCACCGATTACCGTTCCCGATATGGATGCGACTGCGGTTTGGCGCTCCGCCTGCGTCGACGTCGCGCGAAAGAGAATGACAACCACATCGCGAACGTATCTCGATCCGGGAAGGTCGGGATCCTCAACGACTGACGACGGCGAGTAGAGTCCAGCCGGCACGCTATCCGGCGGCCCGGCTGGCGCGCTGGTCGAGTAGTCGCCGACCACTTCAACGGAAGGATCCGACCTCAGCGCAAATACGACGGAGAGAACGCCGTCCACGGTCGTTGCCGTCGGCACGCGCACGATGTACCACCCATCCCCTTGCATGCTCCGGCGTCCACCCACGACGCATCCTCCGATCGCAGTAATCGCCCTCGTGCGATCGGCAACCGTCGCCTCTCTATGAAACAGGACAACGACCAGCTGCG
This genomic interval carries:
- a CDS encoding L-fucose/L-arabinose isomerase family protein, with amino-acid sequence MSITKLVSNVGGKARKARDAREAKAAARAKASVTARRVTLGIIVGNRGFFPGHLAATGRTEMLTAFEAEGIDAVIIDAAATNHGAIESRAEAKACAALFKQHRERIDGVVVTLPNFGDERAVADTLRLSGLDVPVLIHATSDDPAKMKIDNRRDAFCGKMSVCNVLTQYGIRYSLTTEHTQRPDSPPFRRDLRQFAAVCRVVKGLRGARIGAIGARPQAFKTVRYSEKVLERNGISVEPIDLSEILGRIGRLKDKDAAVQGKLAEMLDYVDASGVPDAALMKMAKLGLVMDRWMQEVDVTVSAVQCWTSLEEYFGIVPCTLMSMMSNDNLPSACEVDVMGTISMLALTLASETPAALLDWNNNYGDDPNKAVCFHCSNLPKDFFESPVMDYQEIIAGTVGRENTYGTIVGKVKAGPMSFARFSTDDATGAIRGYVGEGRFTKDKLSTFGGAGVVEIPNLQPLLRHICRHGFEHHVAGTFSHVADAVHEAASNYLGWDVMRHA
- a CDS encoding ABC transporter permease produces the protein MTDADSSPSLASRLGHSLVRSQQFGLVMVLLLLGVALTLAAGSHPDPRTGETVNNFLNRYTLIQMATDASAFAIMGVGATLVIIAGGIDLSVGAIYALAGVTMAMVLRAAGAMDPAMTVLLGLGTCLAVSLVCGLANGLMVIGLGVHPFIITLGTMWILRGIAFVISRAESILIPAALTSVAKAPLGLGTALYPVPLLCMLLVTVAGGIYLSRTVWGRHIFAVGGNAEASRFSGLNVRRITLGVFVVSGLAAGFAAFLGAAFYGSATSSDANGYELYVIASAVVGGASLSGGKGSALSAMLGALLIVMMRQAIRTLHLDQNYEWIIIGTALIVAVVLDQRGWKRLAEKLAAPK
- a CDS encoding substrate-binding domain-containing protein, giving the protein MSFAASRIARRSSWAIAAVTVLAACGGGGEKGADKEGAGAAASKTFTIAMIAKSSTNPVFLSGRQGAEAAAAELSKEHGVTVKIDWLTPPNEDGAVQAQRISEAVNSGANAILLSASDAGKVRGAVNEAVDRGVPVMTFDSDVPDSKRFSFYGGDDVKMGTQVMEELATQMGGKGKIAIIAGNQNAPNLQNRVKGVRETAAKYPGITIVDAFYHAETPQDAAAEVLRVKNAYPDVNGIAMIGGWALFTRTLLTDLDPRKIKIVSIDGLPAQLAYIDAGLAPVLFAQPTYSWGYVSVKTIFDHVYLKKDAPPMVQMELVRVSKDNLGTWARQLKDWGFSDVDPKFLALEK
- a CDS encoding sugar ABC transporter ATP-binding protein; its protein translation is MSAPRVRFRGITKRFPGMVALRDVSFDVAPGACHAICGENGAGKSTLGRILAGLHQPDGGAVELDGRAVHFTSPSDALAAGVAMVHQELAFCDNLTVGDNLCLRSLPNRRGFVDRAALRARAQELLAATGAQIDPSRLMASLSVAEQQLVQISAAVGEGAKVIIFDEPTSSLGDAEAERLYALIRELRARGVTLLYVSHRMPEIFALCDSITVLRDGEHVATQPTATLDEAALVRQMIGRELAEYYPQHATTPPGEERLRVERLTSPGKFSNLSFRVHAGEVVGLAGLVGAGRSEIAQAIFGLDPRASGELYVRGRRVEIRSPRDAMRHGIGFVPEDRKKQGLVLGMRSRENATLPTLSRFARAGWVDGAAERTAVDAAFSRVSLRASGRELLVSSLSGGNQQKVVLSKWLTAESDLLILDEPTRGVDVGAKAELHAWIDQRASEGAAVLLISSELPELMTLSSRILVLREGKLRGEVTREQATQEGLLRLMAGLN
- a CDS encoding CopG family transcriptional regulator: MPRKLPHVRIAITLPPETLRAADQLAKRHDRSRSWIVAEAIRRYAASLGDSSEVDDAAARLGPSRHEQLRRDVRVSPDVRVRESEEIVSVGGELAEQVSPRSFASYDAFRRWRRRRQTR